One window of Pectobacterium carotovorum genomic DNA carries:
- a CDS encoding amino acid ABC transporter permease, whose amino-acid sequence MTFTDWDIVRNLLLAARWTLLLSLTAFIGGAIVTFPLMLLRLTKRKWPTRLVHLYSELFQGTPLLMQLFLAFFGLALFGIDVSPWTAAALALTLFTSAFLVDIWCGSVEALPKGQWEASRCLGLDFGQTLYRVIAPQAMRIAIAPTVGFSVQVIKGTALASIIGFIELTKAGTMLNNVTYQPFKVFGLVALGYFLMCYPLSYYSRYLEKKFNAAHHH is encoded by the coding sequence ATGACATTTACCGACTGGGATATTGTTCGCAACCTGCTGCTGGCGGCACGTTGGACGCTACTGCTGTCGCTGACGGCTTTCATCGGCGGCGCGATAGTGACCTTTCCGCTGATGCTGCTGCGGCTAACTAAACGCAAATGGCCGACGCGCCTTGTCCACCTGTATTCCGAACTGTTTCAGGGGACGCCGCTGCTGATGCAGTTGTTTCTCGCCTTTTTCGGGCTGGCGCTGTTCGGCATTGATGTGAGCCCGTGGACGGCCGCGGCACTGGCGCTGACGCTCTTTACCAGCGCCTTTCTGGTGGATATCTGGTGCGGCAGCGTGGAAGCCTTGCCGAAAGGGCAGTGGGAAGCGTCGCGCTGTCTCGGACTGGATTTCGGCCAGACGCTCTATCGGGTGATTGCACCACAGGCGATGCGTATCGCCATCGCGCCTACCGTGGGGTTTTCCGTGCAGGTGATTAAAGGTACCGCGCTGGCGTCGATCATCGGATTTATCGAGCTGACCAAGGCGGGAACCATGTTGAATAACGTGACCTATCAGCCGTTTAAAGTGTTCGGATTGGTGGCGCTGGGCTATTTCCTGATGTGCTATCCGCTCTCTTACTACAGCCGCTATCTGGAGAAGAAATTCAATGCCGCTCATCACCATTAA
- a CDS encoding amino acid ABC transporter ATP-binding protein — protein sequence MPLITINQVQKYYGQNHVLKGVDLDIEMGEVISIIGRSGSGKSTLLRCINGLEGYQDGSIKLGGMTVTDRDSQAREISRSVGMVFQNFNLFPHMTALENVMLAPRRVLGKSAAECRELGEQMLNKVGLGERLHYYPANLSGGQQQRVAIARALAMTPKVLLCDEITSALDPELVGEVLKVLEQLAAEGMTLILVTHEMNFAREVGDRVVFMHQGTVWEQGDSKTLFANPQTRELKQFIASVRGLSEA from the coding sequence ATGCCGCTCATCACCATTAATCAGGTTCAAAAATATTACGGCCAGAACCACGTCCTGAAAGGTGTGGATCTGGATATCGAAATGGGTGAGGTCATTTCGATCATCGGGCGCAGCGGCTCCGGTAAGAGCACGCTCTTGCGCTGCATAAACGGTCTGGAAGGCTATCAGGACGGCAGCATCAAGCTGGGCGGGATGACTGTCACCGATAGGGATTCGCAGGCGCGGGAAATCAGCCGCTCGGTCGGGATGGTGTTCCAGAACTTCAATCTGTTCCCGCACATGACGGCGCTGGAAAACGTGATGCTGGCACCGCGCCGCGTGCTGGGAAAAAGCGCAGCGGAGTGCCGTGAGCTGGGTGAACAGATGCTCAATAAGGTCGGGCTGGGCGAGCGTCTTCACTACTATCCCGCCAATCTGTCGGGTGGTCAGCAGCAGCGCGTCGCGATTGCCCGCGCGCTGGCGATGACCCCAAAAGTCCTGCTGTGCGATGAAATTACCTCGGCGCTCGATCCTGAATTAGTCGGCGAAGTGTTGAAGGTGCTGGAACAGCTGGCCGCAGAAGGTATGACGCTGATTCTGGTGACGCATGAAATGAATTTTGCCCGTGAAGTGGGCGACCGCGTGGTGTTTATGCATCAGGGCACGGTCTGGGAGCAGGGCGACAGCAAAACGCTGTTCGCTAACCCGCAAACCCGCGAACTGAAACAGTTCATCGCCTCGGTCCGGGGACTATCGGAAGCGTAA
- a CDS encoding alanine--glyoxylate aminotransferase family protein: MNSELYAQINPPHRLLMGPGPINADPRVLRAMASQLVGQYDPAMTNYMNQVMALYRQLFRTENRWTMLVDGTSRAGIEAILLSAIRPGDKVLVPVFGRFGHLLCEIARRCRADVHTIEVPWGEVFSPDQIEDAIKTVRPRLLLTVQGDTSTTMLQPLEELGEICRRHGVLFYTDATASFGGNPLETDKWGLDAVSAGLQKCLGGPSGSSPITLSSQMEAVIRRRKCVEQGIRTDAHQDGDDEMIYSNYFDLGMVMDYWGPERLNHHTEATSMLFAARECARTILEEGLDRSIARHALHGSALVAGIQGMGLDTFGSLTHKMNNVLGVVIPDGVHGEQVRKLLLEDFAIEIGTSFGPLQGKIWRIGTMGYNARKDCVMQTLTALEAVLNRLGFRTVQGEALQAAWNCYAADEGRA, translated from the coding sequence ATGAACAGCGAACTGTACGCGCAAATCAATCCCCCTCATCGCTTGCTGATGGGGCCGGGGCCGATCAATGCCGATCCGCGCGTATTACGGGCAATGGCCAGTCAGTTGGTGGGGCAATATGATCCCGCGATGACGAACTACATGAATCAGGTCATGGCGCTCTATCGTCAGCTTTTCCGCACGGAAAACCGCTGGACGATGCTGGTAGACGGCACCTCGCGGGCGGGGATCGAAGCGATTCTGCTGTCGGCGATCCGCCCCGGCGATAAGGTGCTGGTGCCGGTGTTTGGTCGTTTTGGTCATCTGCTGTGCGAGATTGCCCGCCGCTGCCGTGCTGACGTTCATACCATCGAAGTGCCGTGGGGCGAGGTGTTCTCGCCAGACCAGATCGAAGATGCGATCAAAACGGTACGCCCGCGTTTACTGCTGACGGTGCAGGGCGATACATCGACCACCATGCTGCAACCGCTGGAGGAGCTGGGTGAGATTTGCCGCCGTCACGGCGTGCTGTTCTATACCGATGCTACCGCCTCTTTTGGCGGCAACCCGCTGGAAACGGATAAATGGGGACTGGATGCGGTTTCCGCAGGGTTGCAGAAATGCCTCGGCGGGCCGTCCGGCAGTTCACCGATCACGCTCAGTTCGCAGATGGAAGCGGTGATCCGCCGGCGTAAATGCGTTGAACAGGGGATCCGAACGGACGCCCATCAGGACGGCGACGACGAGATGATCTACTCCAACTATTTCGATCTGGGCATGGTGATGGATTACTGGGGGCCGGAGCGCCTGAACCACCACACCGAGGCGACGAGCATGCTGTTCGCTGCACGCGAGTGTGCCCGAACGATCCTCGAAGAAGGGCTGGATCGCAGTATTGCTCGCCATGCGCTGCACGGTAGTGCACTGGTGGCGGGGATTCAGGGAATGGGATTGGACACCTTTGGCTCGCTGACCCACAAAATGAATAACGTGCTGGGCGTGGTGATTCCTGACGGCGTTCACGGCGAGCAGGTGCGTAAGCTGCTGCTGGAAGATTTTGCCATTGAGATCGGCACCTCGTTTGGCCCGCTTCAGGGCAAGATCTGGCGCATCGGGACGATGGGCTACAACGCGCGTAAAGACTGCGTGATGCAAACGCTGACGGCGCTGGAGGCGGTGTTGAATCGCCTGGGCTTCCGCACCGTACAGGGCGAGGCTTTGCAGGCCGCCTGGAATTGCTACGCGGCGGATGAGGGACGTGCATGA
- the hpxK gene encoding allantoate amidohydrolase, whose translation MSEMLMLPAAAQVAAEQIMSRCDALAEMSETPGHLTRVYLSLEHLRANAQVGEWMREAGMNVWQDSVGNICGRYEGLTPDAPALLLGSHLDTVRNAGRYDGMLGVLTAIEVVRAFHQQGTRLPVALEIIGFGDEEGTRFGITLLGSRGLTGTWPENWLDCQDAEGTSVAQALTIAGLDPLEVALAARPVSDITAYLELHIEQGPCLEQQDLALGVVTAINGARRLNCTFLGLAGHAGTVPMTQRQDALAAAADWMAQAERVTRESDPHLVATFGTLQCLPGAANVIPGEVKMTLDIRGPEDAPLDTLLQKLLTLGQAIAHQRGCQFSAEEYYRIAATRCDPALQSVLNEAVTQVQGKTLMLPSGAGHDAIAIAERWPVAMLFVRCRGGISHHPDESVTTADVALALAALYRAVHKVA comes from the coding sequence ATGAGTGAAATGTTGATGTTGCCCGCTGCCGCACAGGTTGCCGCTGAGCAGATTATGTCGCGCTGCGATGCGCTGGCGGAAATGAGCGAAACGCCCGGCCATCTGACCCGCGTTTATCTGTCGCTGGAACACCTGCGTGCCAATGCGCAGGTGGGGGAATGGATGCGCGAAGCGGGCATGAACGTCTGGCAGGATAGCGTTGGCAACATTTGTGGCCGCTATGAAGGATTAACACCGGATGCGCCAGCGCTGCTGCTCGGTTCGCATCTGGATACTGTACGCAATGCCGGACGGTATGACGGCATGCTGGGCGTATTGACGGCGATTGAAGTCGTGCGTGCCTTCCATCAGCAGGGGACGCGTTTGCCCGTGGCGCTGGAAATCATCGGTTTCGGCGATGAGGAAGGTACGCGTTTTGGTATTACGCTGCTGGGCAGCCGAGGGTTAACGGGCACCTGGCCGGAGAACTGGCTGGATTGTCAGGATGCCGAGGGCACCAGCGTGGCGCAGGCGTTGACCATTGCGGGGCTGGATCCGCTTGAGGTGGCACTGGCGGCGCGTCCGGTCAGCGACATCACCGCCTATCTGGAATTGCACATCGAACAAGGGCCGTGTCTGGAACAGCAGGATCTGGCGCTGGGCGTGGTCACCGCGATCAACGGTGCACGGCGGCTCAATTGTACATTCCTCGGACTGGCAGGGCATGCAGGCACGGTGCCGATGACGCAGCGGCAGGATGCGCTGGCGGCGGCGGCTGACTGGATGGCGCAGGCTGAGCGGGTAACGCGAGAAAGCGATCCTCATCTGGTCGCTACATTTGGTACGTTACAGTGTTTACCGGGCGCGGCGAATGTCATTCCCGGCGAGGTGAAGATGACGCTGGATATTCGCGGTCCGGAGGATGCGCCGCTGGATACGTTGCTACAAAAACTCCTGACGCTGGGGCAGGCTATCGCGCACCAGCGCGGCTGTCAGTTCAGCGCTGAAGAGTATTATCGTATTGCGGCAACCCGCTGCGATCCCGCGTTGCAGTCGGTATTAAATGAGGCGGTGACGCAGGTTCAGGGGAAAACGCTGATGCTGCCCAGCGGTGCGGGGCACGACGCCATCGCCATTGCTGAACGCTGGCCAGTAGCGATGTTGTTTGTCCGCTGCCGCGGCGGCATCAGCCACCATCCCGATGAATCTGTTACCACGGCAGATGTAGCGCTGGCATTAGCGGCACTTTATCGCGCGGTACATAAAGTGGCGTGA
- the cysI gene encoding assimilatory sulfite reductase (NADPH) hemoprotein subunit, translating to MSDKKLSDNERLKTQSNYLRGTIQDDLADPLTGGFVADNFQLIRFHGMYQQDDRDIRQERIAQKLEPLHTVMLRVRLPGGIITPHQWLGIDAFAREHTLYGSIRITNRQTVQLHGVLKDDIKPVHKLLNHLGLDSRATAGDVNRNVLCTANPVESVLHRQSWEWAKKISEHLLPRTNAYAEVWLDKEKIIQADDEPILGNSYLPRKFKTAVVIPPQNDVDIHANDLSFVAIGDDDQLLGFNVLVGGGLAMTQGDASTYPRLATEFGFIPLADTLAIAEAVVSTQRDWGNRENRRNAKTKYTLERVGIDVFKAEVERRSGVTFSPLKPYAFSERGDRIGWVEGIDGKHHLTLFIPSGRLLDKPGLPNKSGIAAIASVHKGDFRLTANQNIIIAGVESEDKPQIDALARQYGLLGSSLSSQRKDSMACVSFPTCPLAMAEAERILPDVVSEIEHLLHKHGVGDESFVFRITGCPNGCGRAMLAEVGLIGRAVGRYSLYIGGNREGTRIPRLYKDNIDVPTLLTEIERLIALWAKERKAGEGFGDFVIRAKIVMPVLNAPVDFHTAV from the coding sequence ATGAGTGATAAAAAACTGTCGGATAATGAGCGTCTTAAAACACAAAGTAATTATCTTCGCGGTACGATTCAAGATGATTTGGCCGACCCGTTAACGGGGGGATTTGTTGCGGATAACTTCCAGTTAATTCGTTTTCATGGGATGTATCAGCAGGACGATCGGGATATCAGGCAAGAGCGTATTGCTCAGAAATTAGAGCCGCTGCATACCGTTATGCTGCGCGTCCGTTTGCCGGGGGGGATCATTACGCCACACCAGTGGCTAGGTATTGATGCCTTTGCGCGCGAGCACACGCTCTATGGCAGCATTCGCATTACTAATCGACAGACGGTGCAACTGCATGGTGTGTTGAAAGATGACATCAAGCCCGTGCATAAACTGCTTAATCATCTCGGGCTGGATTCGCGCGCTACCGCGGGGGATGTTAACCGCAATGTGTTGTGTACGGCTAACCCAGTTGAATCCGTTTTGCATCGTCAATCGTGGGAATGGGCAAAGAAGATTTCTGAGCACCTTTTACCGCGTACAAACGCTTATGCGGAAGTGTGGCTAGATAAAGAGAAAATTATTCAGGCCGATGACGAACCGATTCTGGGAAACAGTTATCTACCGAGAAAATTCAAAACGGCGGTGGTGATTCCGCCACAAAATGATGTGGATATTCACGCCAACGATCTGAGTTTTGTCGCCATTGGTGATGACGATCAACTGCTGGGCTTCAATGTATTGGTGGGCGGTGGCTTGGCGATGACGCAGGGAGATGCCAGCACATATCCCCGTCTGGCGACGGAGTTTGGCTTCATCCCACTGGCAGATACGCTTGCCATTGCTGAAGCGGTAGTCTCGACCCAGCGCGATTGGGGCAACCGTGAGAATCGCCGTAACGCGAAGACAAAATATACGCTTGAACGTGTCGGGATCGATGTCTTTAAAGCCGAGGTCGAACGACGCAGCGGAGTGACGTTTTCTCCACTGAAACCCTACGCCTTTTCTGAGCGCGGCGATCGCATTGGTTGGGTCGAAGGGATTGATGGCAAACACCACCTGACCCTGTTTATTCCCAGCGGGCGTCTGCTGGATAAACCGGGCTTACCGAATAAAAGTGGTATTGCGGCGATTGCCAGCGTGCATAAAGGCGATTTTCGCCTGACGGCGAATCAGAACATCATCATTGCAGGGGTGGAAAGCGAAGACAAACCGCAGATAGATGCGCTAGCTAGACAGTATGGGTTGTTGGGTTCATCGCTTTCGTCACAGCGTAAAGATTCCATGGCGTGTGTCTCGTTTCCCACTTGTCCGCTGGCGATGGCCGAGGCAGAGCGAATCCTGCCGGATGTGGTTTCGGAGATAGAACATCTGTTGCATAAACATGGCGTGGGTGATGAGTCGTTCGTTTTTCGTATTACCGGATGCCCAAATGGCTGTGGACGGGCCATGTTAGCGGAGGTGGGGCTGATTGGGCGAGCCGTGGGGCGCTATAGCCTTTACATTGGCGGCAACCGTGAAGGGACGCGTATTCCTCGCTTGTATAAAGATAATATCGACGTGCCGACATTACTGACTGAAATCGAACGGCTGATTGCCCTGTGGGCGAAAGAGAGAAAGGCGGGCGAAGGCTTTGGTGATTTTGTTATCAGGGCGAAAATTGTTATGCCTGTGCTCAATGCGCCCGTGGATTTTCATACAGCGGTGTAG